The genomic interval tagttttaaattataaaattatttgacaaaaataaaaaaatatttcattccctatttaattttttaggatctattattaatttacaaaatttaaaatattacaacttaaattagtaaaaatacaTATGCAACtatttcacaaaaataattttattatttaaatataacacATATATATATCCTATCATGGCATTatgaaatatatatcaaatacaaaataagataaaataattttttacagaATATAAGATAAACTATAGTTATCTTATTTGTATCATGTACCTGTGTCAATTGCATTGGacgaataaaaatataatgcgGATTTAGTTGAGATTTTCTAAAAACTATGTTCagcttttgttaaaaaaattattaatagaaatcaaaacaaaaatatttaatttatcatataaattaatatgtgtaaataagattttagcaatttcaatttaaaaaaactttcaTGTTATTCTATATTAATTAAGATGTACATACATtgagaaaacaaataaatgtcttcaaataaactcaattttatatagtataattttaattcaattgttaaaatttatCGAATATCTTCTAATTCTTCAAAAAGTTTCACCATCAAGATTAGAGGAGTTATCACAATTTCATAAATTTCAAGATGCTTacgatatatttttatttttaagtaattatcAATTAATGATGTAATCCTTaatactataaatttttttaaaaaaaattgctaattttttcattatatttgaGTTGTAAGTTGCAATGATGGTAAACATTATTTCTGGTTTAATTAgaaagtattttgaaatttaagtttattGTATGTTTTCAAATTCTAGACTAGTTGTTTATTTGTTCGGGGGTTAACATGTGAAGTAAACACAATTAACATCATTATTTCACGACATTAGATTTAACTAAAAAACCTTTGCAAGTTAGAGATCAACTTGGTAGTTTACGACATTGCtctcttgtaaaaaaaaaaaaaaaaaacattgatgtGCGTGATGTTGTTTCTAGCTAGTATTTGCACAGCTCTCCATCCCAACCATTTTCATTTGTTGTTTCAAGTCTCCATCTCAACGTTTTATATTAAAAgagtttttataaaaacaaaaatacaagttCAGTATAGGATGTAATGCAGCATGGTATCTAATTTAGTTTCTATCGGTGcaactgtaaaaaaaaaaaagaacaactaataaatatgaatatatatattcaaattatatttGCAGTCCCAAAAAACCCTACTGATCCATTAAATCCCAATCCAGGCTGGCATCTAAGTCACGATGATGTACaatcgaaaagaaaaagaaaaaaaacaaattattcaaaaaaatgaaaacgaaaAGGAGGTTTGGTTTCAATTTCTGATCGTGTTCTCAGCGATCTGACCCAACGACTGCAAATTACAACGTACGATTGTGTCAACAAAAACGCATGTCTCTTCCTTCGTGTTACCTTGCGGTACATCAACGACGAATGATTCAATCACAAGTGTCCCGTTTCCGTTTAGAGAATGAAGCGTTGTAACGGAACGATAGTTTCTCAAACGGTGGTCCCCACCAACCACGCTGAAGCTGATGACGTGGCGCTCCTCGTCTAAGATCTCCAGCCGCTCTCTACTCGACTCGGCTGGAAGCCCGGAAACCACACGAACCTCGCGTACTGTGCCCACGTTATTACCGTCCCCAGTGATGACGTGGCAACTCTTCACGAAGTTCTTATAACCCTGTGGATTATCGAATCGTCGAACCACCGCCCACACGGCGGAGACGGGAGCTTCGATCACTTGTGTCACCACGGAGCAACACTGGTTGGGTCCCACCATATGCGCGTGGTGAAGAGCTAAGCTTTCTAGAACGATGCTTCCTCCGTTCGGTGGTTGTGTTTGAGACTGTCTAGGACAGTTTACACCGTTGGCGATTGTAGGATTGAATCTCTCAAGCTGAAGAGAAGAaggcatttttttatttataaataattaaaaaaaaaagaatgaaaatatctCTACTATGTGCTTTCTCTAAGCAATATTATGAATGTGAGAGCATGCGTGTTTATGATTTGAAGATTAtgaagaaaattatatataatatgaagTGAAAGAGGCTAAGGTGTTAATATTTTTGTAGTACAAGTTGCAATATAGTTTTGGTGTTAAATTTGTTCTTTTTCCGTAGAGAAGGGATGAAGATTTAGTTATAGAAGGTTGTTGTTATTGATTTTCTCGCAAAGCCACGAAGGAGCTTACGCATGGATTTGCAAGTGGATACTCAACTTGCAAACCGTATTTGGACTTTCTTTTATCAATtatccatttttttctttatttcaaacTTTTGCCTCTTCCTCCATccctatatattattttgttttattgtttacTACTTgcttataatataaatttatttaatttgccaacttctttttttagttttttttattattatattttttaaaaaaaattaaccaataTTTCTTACactaaaatttatataacaaaatatcCAACTTTATTGACGTCGCATCCCCATCTTTGTGACTATACGAAAGATGATTTTTTCTTCTAAGTCGGAGATGCAAccatctattaaaaaaataaaagttaaagttTATAGATGGTCGCATCACTGaaattcaaagtaaaaaatcatcatttatGTAGTCTTCTCTCGAAAATACGACCTCCTAATTTTTAAATCAGATAAAAAAATCTCaccattaacttaatttttatagGTATATATATGCGACAAATGAATTATCCCTCAATGATTTACCTCTAGCTAGAATCACTATTTCATCATCTTTGTACTCAAAGTAGATAGCAATACCTAACCTTTAAAACAAGTGAAATTCAATTCGTTATTTTAATGtctataacaaaagaaaaagaaaatattgtggtctatctatctctctctctctctctatatatatatagtattttaaTATTAGAGCAAGTGACAAAATTTGTGTTTCGTCTAACTCAAAGATATTTAGGGGCCgattttatacaaaatattgaGAGAAGCGacaaatcttaattaaaatattataattgaaaatcataaaaattatataattttatcaaagattcaatataacatcaatacaaaataaaaatataatctatGAAAAGAGACATTTATAGTAAATTAAAGTTGTATCATTCGTTCTCCTAAAGCCTTGAACTCATCGATAGTTGAATCAAAACTAAAGCTTTcatctatttcttttttaacataaaacaTCATATTGTCAACAAGAATTTCATCCTCCATCTTGTTACACATTTTTATCTTGATAATCTTCATTACTAAAAACGATATTTCTATAGTAGCTGTAGAAATAAGAAGAGTTAAGATAATACATATTAGTcgatcaatcaaataatatgtATTCGCCTTCCCTATTTTTTTTAGAGCTTCACACAATTAATACATAGTTGACAAATTGAAAAAGTTAGAGCTTCAAATCAcacatgttttaaaatttttacaagtcacaaaattcaaacaaatttttagagtttcacacaatgcaatcaaataaaatgtatccactttataattttcatctttgtcgaaaacttttttttggaaaaatgcattaattttcttatgtttaaacatcGTATGACtcctaaaaaaatacacaaattaattaCACAATACATTCAAACAAATAGTTCACAATTCTCAAGGTTAGAACTCACACATTCACAAAGTAAAATATTTCACAATCCTACACCTTCACTACACTAATCAGAAAAAcagtaaacaattcacaatcacAAAGTCACGATTCACACACTAAAGTTCACAATCCTAATTCCCACACTAAAAACATTCACAATTTCCAAAGTTACAAATACAATTCACACTACTACTAGTTCACAATCTTAAACTAAAACCATTCACAATTAACAAAtattagaaaaggaaaaaaaaaaaaaagaacctgAAAAATATAAGAATCAGATTAAGATACGACCAAGATCAAGAGGCAACACTGGCAGCTAGTTGCCGCGAGTACGAAATAAGACGGAGAAACAAAGAGAAACAGACATCGATGACGCTGATATCAAAAGACAGAGACAATAGAATGAAGATGCGAGAACAAAGAGACTGGGTGAGAAACCAACACAATACATTGAGGCAGCAGAGAAGGGGGCTAAAAGAGAGAGACTTGTTTCGCTTGGAAATGCCGTGTAGAGGCCGACCGACCATTGCGGACGAGATGAGATAAAGTCAGGGAGTAAAGAAGAAAGGGAGAGTCGAAGAAAATGAGAGAAACAGAGAATTGAGAGAAGAGACGAAAAAAAGACGATAGGGACAAAAGAGATGTCAAATGGAATGAGTTTCTCCAAATCTAAAGGTTTGGAATAAGATGTGTTAAATATTGTTGATGGTTGATTATACGCAGTCATAAATTGATTAGTATTGACTCAAGTTAGTTAAGTTTTATTAGCTTGGTTATGACCACTATATAAAgtgtataatatatatttattataatcaactttttctttaaatctattttaaataattcaatatttttttcattttattaagttGAACCGTACTTCTTAACAAAGACTCTGatactaattaattaactaacttATAATCACTTACTAACAAACTCACTAATACTAACAGTTCACATATTGTAACAAAGTGAGAAACCCCTCCCACATATAAAGtcattatcaaattatttttcatccATTGTGAGATTTTTAAAACATCCAACACATTTAAATTGGACATTTGAAGTGTGACTTCAGTTACCCGAAAGATAATGATCCTataaatttttgatattttacaaGATATACGTA from Cicer arietinum cultivar CDC Frontier isolate Library 1 chromosome 5, Cicar.CDCFrontier_v2.0, whole genome shotgun sequence carries:
- the LOC101509736 gene encoding abscisic acid receptor PYL4-like; amino-acid sequence: MPSSLQLERFNPTIANGVNCPRQSQTQPPNGGSIVLESLALHHAHMVGPNQCCSVVTQVIEAPVSAVWAVVRRFDNPQGYKNFVKSCHVITGDGNNVGTVREVRVVSGLPAESSRERLEILDEERHVISFSVVGGDHRLRNYRSVTTLHSLNGNGTLVIESFVVDVPQGNTKEETCVFVDTIVRCNLQSLGQIAENTIRN